A window of the Arachis duranensis cultivar V14167 chromosome 5, aradu.V14167.gnm2.J7QH, whole genome shotgun sequence genome harbors these coding sequences:
- the LOC107489754 gene encoding kunitz-type trypsin inhibitor-like 2 protein, whose amino-acid sequence MKLITLSFIFLFAFPILTFSSSEPLLDTDGNPILTGTAYYIKPILLGPPFPPAVTLGYTGKSTCPTTVEINHIYTLLRRPLLWRPDCILSPKWIVFVDENEKGYVGIGGPEFHAGYSTLYAPFSIHKSTHSYSLKFCPETTYSNIDGYSLGNHVSLLNLVVTNNAEPNFQFALQKPDPNYAKIRTIV is encoded by the exons ATGAAGCTAATTACCCTCTCTTTCATCTTCCTCTTTGCATTTCCCATATTAACCTTTTCATCATCAGAACCACTCCTTGACACTGATGGAAACCCTATTCTCACAGGCACCGCATACTACATTAAGCCAATCCTTCTTGGACCACCCTTTCCCCCTGCCGTAACCCTAGGTTACACCGGAAAATCGACTTGTCCAACCACCGTCGAAATTAACCATATATATACCCTTCTACGACGGCCTCTGT tatggcGACCGGACTGCATTCTGTCGCCAAAATGGATAGTATTTGTTGATGAGAATGAAAAAGGGTATGTTGGAATTGGAGGTCCAGAATTTCATGCTGGATACTCAACACTTTATGCTCCTTTTAGCATTCACAAATCCACACATAGCTATAGCCTTAAATTCTGTCCTGAAACCACTTATTCCAATATTGATGGTTACTCTCTTGGGAACCATGTTAGTCTTTTGAATCTTGTTGTTACTAATAATGCTGAGCCTAACTTCCAGTTTGCGCTGCAAAAACCGGATCCAAATTATGCGAAAATTAGGAccattgtttga
- the LOC107489780 gene encoding kunitz-type trypsin inhibitor-like 2 protein, whose amino-acid sequence MKLALLALFALSTTLLPLIMGAEQVVDTDGNAIFPGGRFYIMPNIFGAAGGGVKFGRTGNQICPVTVLQDYSEVIKGLPVKFAIKQDIGPGIIFTGTPLDISFDYKPGCAESSKWVVIDDLPAPYVAIGGAENHPGKIIIDGSFKIEKVGTFSYKLMFCPSITAPPGLCYDIGRYDDKHGRRLILTDKDAYELVFEDAGVVDEHYSIVA is encoded by the coding sequence atGAAGCTTGCATTGCTTGCCCTCTTTGCCTTGAGCACCACTCTGCTGCCATTAATCATGGGAGCAGAACAAGTGGTGGACACAGACGGCAACGCAATTTTTCCTGGCGGAAGATTCTACATTATGCCAAATATTTTTGGCGCAGCTGGAGGTGGAGTCAAATTCGGCAGGACTGGTAACCAAATCTGTCCGGTTACCGTCCTGCAAGATTATTCGGAGGTTATAAAGGGTCTTCCGGTGAAGTTTGCTATTAAGCAAGACATAGGCCCCGGCATAATCTTCACCGGAACCCCACTTGATATTTCGTTTGACTACAAACCCGGTTGCGCTGAATCTTCAAAATGGGTGGTTATTGATGATTTGCCGGCACCATATGTAGCTATTGGTGGTGCTGAAAATCATCCTGGGAAGATAATCATTGATGGTAGTTTTAAGATTGAGAAAGTTGGAACATTCAGTTACAAGCTTATGTTTTGTCCCAGTATAACTGCACCACCTGGTTTGTGTTATGATATTGGGAGGTACGATGATAAGCATGGAAGGCGTTTGATTCTCACGGATAAAGATGCTTATGAACTTGTGTTTGAAGATGCTGGTGTTGTTGACGAACACTACTCTATTGTTGCATGA
- the LOC127747647 gene encoding uncharacterized protein LOC127747647, with protein MDKDWMQIKNRALLQYRRGVNEFLDFAFSHTNDDKIYCPCFKCNNCLRKSREQVEFDLLSHGIVRNYTIWYHHGESLQDESPHSSSFDSHDDYMDKDDMENMLRDHFGVWDIEEDIEEPNEEHIKEDIGEPYEEHVEEPNEDAAKFYKLLDDSEKELYPGCTYFSKLSFLMRLFHIKCLGGWSNKSFSMLLELLNDQVTPFI; from the coding sequence ATGGACAAGGATTGGATGCAAATTAAGAATAGAGCCCTTTTACAATATAGGAGAGGTGTCAACGAGTTCTTAGATTTTGCCTTTAGTCATACAAACGATGATAAGATATATTGTCCGTGTTTTAAATGCAATAATTGCCTTAGAAAATCTCGTGAGCAAGTAGAATTTGATCTTCTAAGTCATGGCATAGTGAGAAATTATACAATTTGGTACCACCATGGAGAATCGCTACAAGATGAGTCACCCCATTCAAGTTCATTTGATAGTCACGATGATTATATGGATAAAGATGACATGGAAAACATGTTAAGGGATCATTTTGGAGTTTGGGATATAGAAGAGGATATTGAAGAACCTAATGAAGAGCATATAAAAGAGGATATAGGAGAACCTTATGAAGAGCATGTAGAAGAACCTAATGAAGATGCAGCAAAGTTTTACAAACTTTTGGATGATTCTGAGAAAGAACTATATCCAGGATGTACGTACTTTTCAAAGCTCTCGTTTTTGATGAGATTATTCCATATTAAATGTCTTGGTGGATGGAGTAATAAATCATTTTCTATGTTACTTGAGTTATTGAATGATCAAGTTACTCCTTTCATATAG